One region of Daphnia pulicaria isolate SC F1-1A chromosome 7, SC_F0-13Bv2, whole genome shotgun sequence genomic DNA includes:
- the LOC124348997 gene encoding uncharacterized protein LOC124348997 isoform X3, giving the protein MLKHLSTRQPTDHFRTPSNGLSESGQSDPIVEPPPPPRRLLTSNNNVVVMAPHPSHHHQLANGYSSPGRYSTAGSSGKQQQQPQLHNMSMHNTSKHSLSPTTSNISPGTGANQTKTTLTNLDHSRDESLPFNFSAGPLSSSIFITDRSLPIGDHTFLSTNGGGGLNKGVTANGGMHIRRGSPLPTSVTRLAAATRQVSASVIGVREMLTSLGLLCLLSLMMALLGLIFLLKMSPPPDAIHFLDQVRIVSPDEAHSVYEVSLALCSLAMTLDVCCCLVCATQLLFAARLITASTCSSSNSSRDRIKKFLRDSAVTRICAVAGFFVSIPVFLTDIVLYTIIQFPSTPAITTSIVISVGIVLCGCAMLHNIVVWQRYKGSNSGSMLPDLSGIEKHPDATHGRIMSPAQMPTATLDLSALNGNVSSHMLELSTLV; this is encoded by the exons ATGTTGAAACACCTAAGTACACGTCAGCCAACCGATCATTTTCGTACTCCATCCAACGGACTTTCAGAATCGGGCCAGTCGGATCCCATCGTCGAACCGCCTCCTCCACCTCGCCGCCTCCTTACGTCAAACAACAACGTCGTCGTCATGGCTCCTCATCCGTCGCACCACCATCAATTGGCCAACGGCTACTCGTCGCCGGGGCGCTACTCGACGGCCGGATCGAgcggcaaacaacaacaacagccccaGTTGCACAACATGTCCATGCACAACACGTCCAAACATTCTTTGAGTCCCACCACCAGCAACATCAGTCCAGGCACCGGGGCCAACCAGACCAAAACGACGCTGACCAATTTGGACCACTCCAGGGACGAGTCTCTGCCTTTCAATTTCAGCGCCGGACCACTGTCCTCTTCCATTTTCATCACGGACCGCTCACTCCCCATCGGAGACCACACCTTCCTGTCCACCAATGG TGGAGGAGGGTTAAATAAAGGCGTTACGGCCAACGGTGGAATGCACATCCGGCGCGGAAGTCCTCTACCGACGTCCGTGACGAGGTTGGCAGCTGCAACGCGTCAGGTTTCCGCCAGCGTCATCGGAGTGCGCGAGATGTTGACTTCGCTCGGCCTGCTCTGTCTCCTCTCGCTGATGATGGCCCTGCTGGGTCTCATCTTTTTGCTCAAAATGAGCCCGCCGCCAGACGCCATCCACTTTCTCGACCAGGTGCGCATCGTTTCGCCCGACGAAGCTCATTCCGTCTACGAAGTCAGTTTGGCACTTTGCTCCTTGGCCATGACGTTGGACGTCTGCTGCTGTCTCGTCTGTGCCACCCAACTCCTCTTTGCCGCCCGGCTGATAACGGCCTCGACCTGCTCATCTTCAAATTCAAGTAGAGATCG aatcaaaaaattcttgAGAGATTCGGCCGTCACTCGTATTTGCGCCGTGGCCGGATTCTTTGTCTCCATTCCGGTTTTTCTCACGG ATATCGTTTTGTACACCATCATCCAGTTCCCATCGACTCCTGCCATTACTACAAGTATAGTGATCAGCGTGGGAATCGTCCTCTGCGGATGCGCCATGCTCCACAACATCGTCGTCTGGCAGAGG TACAAGGGCTCAAATTCGGGCTCGATGCTACCCGATCTGTCGGGGATAGAAAAGCATCCGGACGCAACGCACGGAAGGATCATGTCACCTGCTCAAATGCCAACAGCCACTTTAGATTTAAGTGCCCTGAATGGCAACGTCAGCAGTCACATGCTCGAGCTTTCAACCTTGGTCTAA
- the LOC124348997 gene encoding uncharacterized protein LOC124348997 isoform X1, which produces MIKSSSSSGSCNSSWSPSSGMLKHLSTRQPTDHFRTPSNGLSESGQSDPIVEPPPPPRRLLTSNNNVVVMAPHPSHHHQLANGYSSPGRYSTAGSSGKQQQQPQLHNMSMHNTSKHSLSPTTSNISPGTGANQTKTTLTNLDHSRDESLPFNFSAGPLSSSIFITDRSLPIGDHTFLSTNGGGGLNKGVTANGGMHIRRGSPLPTSVTRLAAATRQVSASVIGVREMLTSLGLLCLLSLMMALLGLIFLLKMSPPPDAIHFLDQVRIVSPDEAHSVYEVSLALCSLAMTLDVCCCLVCATQLLFAARLITASTCSSSNSSRDRIKKFLRDSAVTRICAVAGFFVSIPVFLTDIVLYTIIQFPSTPAITTSIVISVGIVLCGCAMLHNIVVWQRYKGSNSGSMLPDLSGIEKHPDATHGRIMSPAQMPTATLDLSALNGNVSSHMLELSTLV; this is translated from the exons ATGATAAAAAG CAGTAGCTCGTCCGGTAGTTGTAATAGTAGTTGGAGCCCATCATCCGGCATGTTGAAACACCTAAGTACACGTCAGCCAACCGATCATTTTCGTACTCCATCCAACGGACTTTCAGAATCGGGCCAGTCGGATCCCATCGTCGAACCGCCTCCTCCACCTCGCCGCCTCCTTACGTCAAACAACAACGTCGTCGTCATGGCTCCTCATCCGTCGCACCACCATCAATTGGCCAACGGCTACTCGTCGCCGGGGCGCTACTCGACGGCCGGATCGAgcggcaaacaacaacaacagccccaGTTGCACAACATGTCCATGCACAACACGTCCAAACATTCTTTGAGTCCCACCACCAGCAACATCAGTCCAGGCACCGGGGCCAACCAGACCAAAACGACGCTGACCAATTTGGACCACTCCAGGGACGAGTCTCTGCCTTTCAATTTCAGCGCCGGACCACTGTCCTCTTCCATTTTCATCACGGACCGCTCACTCCCCATCGGAGACCACACCTTCCTGTCCACCAATGG TGGAGGAGGGTTAAATAAAGGCGTTACGGCCAACGGTGGAATGCACATCCGGCGCGGAAGTCCTCTACCGACGTCCGTGACGAGGTTGGCAGCTGCAACGCGTCAGGTTTCCGCCAGCGTCATCGGAGTGCGCGAGATGTTGACTTCGCTCGGCCTGCTCTGTCTCCTCTCGCTGATGATGGCCCTGCTGGGTCTCATCTTTTTGCTCAAAATGAGCCCGCCGCCAGACGCCATCCACTTTCTCGACCAGGTGCGCATCGTTTCGCCCGACGAAGCTCATTCCGTCTACGAAGTCAGTTTGGCACTTTGCTCCTTGGCCATGACGTTGGACGTCTGCTGCTGTCTCGTCTGTGCCACCCAACTCCTCTTTGCCGCCCGGCTGATAACGGCCTCGACCTGCTCATCTTCAAATTCAAGTAGAGATCG aatcaaaaaattcttgAGAGATTCGGCCGTCACTCGTATTTGCGCCGTGGCCGGATTCTTTGTCTCCATTCCGGTTTTTCTCACGG ATATCGTTTTGTACACCATCATCCAGTTCCCATCGACTCCTGCCATTACTACAAGTATAGTGATCAGCGTGGGAATCGTCCTCTGCGGATGCGCCATGCTCCACAACATCGTCGTCTGGCAGAGG TACAAGGGCTCAAATTCGGGCTCGATGCTACCCGATCTGTCGGGGATAGAAAAGCATCCGGACGCAACGCACGGAAGGATCATGTCACCTGCTCAAATGCCAACAGCCACTTTAGATTTAAGTGCCCTGAATGGCAACGTCAGCAGTCACATGCTCGAGCTTTCAACCTTGGTCTAA
- the LOC124348997 gene encoding uncharacterized protein LOC124348997 isoform X2, translated as MIKSSSSGSCNSSWSPSSGMLKHLSTRQPTDHFRTPSNGLSESGQSDPIVEPPPPPRRLLTSNNNVVVMAPHPSHHHQLANGYSSPGRYSTAGSSGKQQQQPQLHNMSMHNTSKHSLSPTTSNISPGTGANQTKTTLTNLDHSRDESLPFNFSAGPLSSSIFITDRSLPIGDHTFLSTNGGGGLNKGVTANGGMHIRRGSPLPTSVTRLAAATRQVSASVIGVREMLTSLGLLCLLSLMMALLGLIFLLKMSPPPDAIHFLDQVRIVSPDEAHSVYEVSLALCSLAMTLDVCCCLVCATQLLFAARLITASTCSSSNSSRDRIKKFLRDSAVTRICAVAGFFVSIPVFLTDIVLYTIIQFPSTPAITTSIVISVGIVLCGCAMLHNIVVWQRYKGSNSGSMLPDLSGIEKHPDATHGRIMSPAQMPTATLDLSALNGNVSSHMLELSTLV; from the exons ATGATAAAAAG TAGCTCGTCCGGTAGTTGTAATAGTAGTTGGAGCCCATCATCCGGCATGTTGAAACACCTAAGTACACGTCAGCCAACCGATCATTTTCGTACTCCATCCAACGGACTTTCAGAATCGGGCCAGTCGGATCCCATCGTCGAACCGCCTCCTCCACCTCGCCGCCTCCTTACGTCAAACAACAACGTCGTCGTCATGGCTCCTCATCCGTCGCACCACCATCAATTGGCCAACGGCTACTCGTCGCCGGGGCGCTACTCGACGGCCGGATCGAgcggcaaacaacaacaacagccccaGTTGCACAACATGTCCATGCACAACACGTCCAAACATTCTTTGAGTCCCACCACCAGCAACATCAGTCCAGGCACCGGGGCCAACCAGACCAAAACGACGCTGACCAATTTGGACCACTCCAGGGACGAGTCTCTGCCTTTCAATTTCAGCGCCGGACCACTGTCCTCTTCCATTTTCATCACGGACCGCTCACTCCCCATCGGAGACCACACCTTCCTGTCCACCAATGG TGGAGGAGGGTTAAATAAAGGCGTTACGGCCAACGGTGGAATGCACATCCGGCGCGGAAGTCCTCTACCGACGTCCGTGACGAGGTTGGCAGCTGCAACGCGTCAGGTTTCCGCCAGCGTCATCGGAGTGCGCGAGATGTTGACTTCGCTCGGCCTGCTCTGTCTCCTCTCGCTGATGATGGCCCTGCTGGGTCTCATCTTTTTGCTCAAAATGAGCCCGCCGCCAGACGCCATCCACTTTCTCGACCAGGTGCGCATCGTTTCGCCCGACGAAGCTCATTCCGTCTACGAAGTCAGTTTGGCACTTTGCTCCTTGGCCATGACGTTGGACGTCTGCTGCTGTCTCGTCTGTGCCACCCAACTCCTCTTTGCCGCCCGGCTGATAACGGCCTCGACCTGCTCATCTTCAAATTCAAGTAGAGATCG aatcaaaaaattcttgAGAGATTCGGCCGTCACTCGTATTTGCGCCGTGGCCGGATTCTTTGTCTCCATTCCGGTTTTTCTCACGG ATATCGTTTTGTACACCATCATCCAGTTCCCATCGACTCCTGCCATTACTACAAGTATAGTGATCAGCGTGGGAATCGTCCTCTGCGGATGCGCCATGCTCCACAACATCGTCGTCTGGCAGAGG TACAAGGGCTCAAATTCGGGCTCGATGCTACCCGATCTGTCGGGGATAGAAAAGCATCCGGACGCAACGCACGGAAGGATCATGTCACCTGCTCAAATGCCAACAGCCACTTTAGATTTAAGTGCCCTGAATGGCAACGTCAGCAGTCACATGCTCGAGCTTTCAACCTTGGTCTAA
- the LOC124349020 gene encoding EARP-interacting protein homolog, giving the protein MEEEAPIIYGLDFQARSLCAQYGETEMVRFLIGTQSLKSENSIHCVEYDEESVLVSKFVYPHPLGEIWQTNAHPNQADIVGTVHKGSNQKMLATIYKMSPVPSIGQSIDSLDSTSHGQLEVLASLGAEDQEVAKFLWQPNDGNKVVTVNTDSRINVWDFSSECRVQNELHSEPLVKTHNQVTAANWSPHHGTNQIAVAMETNLQVVDLRSINKGSIYNLENAHIEPIRDLDFNPNRQYYMATCGDDGCTKFWDVRNISSPVLSRHDHYHWVWQVRYNVFHDQLVLTAGSDARVVLTSAASLSSEPFGKLMSDDKDNDEDDDVRSPLADGVITAYEEHEDSVYSVAWSSADSWTFASLSYGGRLLIHRVPRSLKHSILF; this is encoded by the exons ATGGAAGAGGAAGCACCAATCATTTATGGTCTTGATTTTCAG GCCCGGTCATTGTGCGCTCAGTATGGAGAAACCGAAATGGTTCGATTTTTGATTGGTACACAGTCACTGAAATCAGAAAATTCCATACACTGTGTTGAATATGATGAAGAATCTGTTTTGGTGAGCAAATTTGTTTACCCTCATCCACTTGGAGAGATATGGCAGACAAATGCCCACCCTAACCAGGCAGACATAGTCGGAACTGTTCACA aaggTTCAAATCAAAAGATGTTAGCAACTATCTATAAAATGAGCCCTGTGCCGAGTATTGGACAGTCAATCGATTCCTTGGATTCAACATCTCATGGGCAATTAGAAGTCCTAGCAAGTTTGGGAGCAGAAGATCAAGAAGTAGCAAAATTTTTGTGGCAACCAAACGATGGCAACAAAGTGGTGACAGTGAACACAGATAGCAGAATTAACGTTTGGGACTTTAGTAGCGAATGCAGAGTTCAG AATGAATTGCATTCAGAACCCCTAGTCAAGACACACAATCAAGTGACGGCCGCCAATTGGTCTCCGCACCACGGCACCAATCAAATCGCAGTAGCCATGGAGACGAACTTGCAAGTGGTGGACCTTCGCTCGATCAACAAGGGGTCGATTTATAACCTAGAAAATGCTCACATTGAGCCTATCAGAGATTTAGATTTCAATCCGAATCGTCAATACTACATGGCCACATGCGGCGACGACGGATGTACCAAATTCTGGGACGTGCGCAACATCAGCAGTCCCGTCCTCAGCCGTCACGACCACTATCATTG GGTATGGCAGGTACGGTATAACGTATTCCACGATCAATTGGTGTTAACAGCAGGAAGCGACGCTCGGGTGGTTTTAACTTCAGCAGCGTCCTTGTCATCCGAGCCCTTTGGCAAACTTATGTCTGACGATAAGGACAACGACGAAG atgacGATGTTCGGAGTCCTCTGGCGGACGGCGTGATAACCGCTTACGAAGAGCACGAAGATTCCGTGTATTCGGTAGCCTGGTCCAGCGCCGATTCCTGGACGTTTGCTTCCCTCTCGTACGGTGGCCGGCTACTGATTCATCGCGTTCCACGCTCGTTAAAACACAgcatccttttttaa